A window of Hevea brasiliensis isolate MT/VB/25A 57/8 chromosome 14, ASM3005281v1, whole genome shotgun sequence contains these coding sequences:
- the LOC110658249 gene encoding zinc finger CCCH domain-containing protein 17: protein MIAATQQQQQQQQATATAPSAEEEALKRNTDCVYFLASPLTCKKGSECEYRHSEYARVNPRDCYFWLNGNCLNPKCGFRHPPLDGLFGTQASASAGSSLPPSHMAVATAMNTPQNSAKQAVPCIFFQKGLCLKGDRCAFLHGPNPTSNKVSQSMVHSSTELLPQKKASGGPQKLSQDHKTPQANSLKGAGAPAEAKPASKPEIVPPRNGAGVERNLPPSKSMDAELSKYKATNLPPVVNGSSSHFNRVHQSQVQDDHVFQNGKDADEFLRESSPGFDVLVDDELRNSDYYHGEDQYGRTRGHEGRSLNPVDEYDMVHSADYSSVADIDRETYRDLRDYDTYELMQGQHAWEQRRDSSERVLDGPAHLERRAYLKADSPELVDESDLRYRLSKQRRVHGLRSVVSHDFFPENHVEERGHWSSSQRDSHNFPSRESSMSSLLHGRIKLPERSTNGSDLHVEMEIGRGRNWGRLSSGMSEIPSHQGRLRDRIKARVEEDYNTEGRNLRGMRMRREMTDERRTDFAGPKSLAELKGTKNIEGRMQQSLGKRKQLEDHRPSGNLSFEGPMPLSEILKRKREAEAAATGSGVSFVSKNENNQKESKESLLGNSYSAGVAETRGDLSSTKDEASKQVLKDEKSNSAAAAVVGTVGESTEVAADQHASQQPNPSEPETEDVMTVEDGVEDHEYEADDQREGDYEYEQVDEGEYYEEGENADAEEQYADDEDGDDFAKKIGVMY from the exons ATGATTGCGGCcacgcagcagcagcagcagcagcagcaagcAACAGCAACGGCGCCGTCTGCAGAAGAAGAGGCCTTGAAAAGGAATACGGATTGCGTTTACTTTCTTGCTTCTcctttaacctgcaaaaag GGAAGTGAATGTGAGTATCGCCATAGTGAATATGCCCGGGTAAACCCAAGGGATTGTTACTTCTGGTTGAATGGGAATTGCTTGAATCCAAAGTGTGGGTTTCGTCATCCA CCCCTTGATGGCTTGTTTGGAACCCAAGCATCAGCTTCTGCTGGATCCTCTTTACCTCCATCACATATGGCAGTGGCAACTGCCATGAACACACCTCAAAATTCAGCTAAACAAGCAGTCCCATGCATTTTCTTCCAGAAGGGGCTCTGCCTAAAAGGTGATAGATGTGCTTTCTTACATGGACCTAATCCTACTAGTAACAAAGTTTCACAGTCGATGGTACACTCTAGTACTGAACTCTTACCTCAAAAGAAGGCTTCTGGTGGCCCTCAAAAGTTGTCTCAAGACCATAAGACTCCACAGGCAAATTCCTTGAAGGGAGCTGGAGCACCTGCTGAAGCTAAACCTGCTTCTAAACCAGAAATTGTTCCACCAAGAAATGGGGCAGGGGTTGAAAGGAATCTTCCACCATCTAAAAGCATGGATGCTGAGCTTTCTAAATACAAAGCAACAAATCTTCCTCCTGTTGTCAATGGAAGCTCAAGTCATTTTAATCGCGTGCATCAGTCACAAGTACAAGATGATCATGTTTTCCAGAATGGTAAGGATGCTGATGAGTTTTTGAGGGAGTCCTCTCCTGGTTTTGATGTTCTTGTAGATGATGAGTTGAGAAATTCTGATTATTACCATGGTGAAGATCAATACGGAAGGACAAGAGGTCATGAAGGAAGGAGCTTGAACCCTGTGGATGAATATGATATGGTTCATTCTGCTGATTACAGTTCAGTTGCTGACATTGACCGAGAAACATATCGTGATCTACGAGACTATGATACATATGAACTCATGCAAGGGCAACATGCTTGGGAACAACGTAGGGATTCATCAGAGAGAGTGCTAGATGGGCCAGCTCATTTGGAACGGAGAGCGTACTTAAAAGCAGATAGCCCTGAACTCGTTGATGAGTCAGATCTGCGCTATCGCTTGTCAAAACAGAGGAGAGTTCATGGCTTGAGATCAGTTGTCAGTCATGATTTTTTCCCAGAAAACCACGTTGAGGAGAGAGGTCATTGGAGTTCTTCACAAAGGGACTCGCATAATTTTCCCTCGCGTGAAAGCTCTATGAGTAGCCTTCTTCATGGTAGGATAAAGCTTCCAGAAAGATCTACCAATGGCAGTGATTTACATGTAGAAATGGAAATAGGCAGAGGTAGGAATTGGGGCAGATTGTCATCTGGGATGTCAGAGATCCCATCTCATCAAGGCAGGCTTCGTGACAGAATAAAAGCTAGGGTGGAAGAGGACTACAATACTGAAGGTAGAAATCTTAGAGGTATGCGAATGAGGAGGGAAATGACAGATGAGAGGAGAACTGATTTTGCTGGTCCTAAAAGTCTGGCAGAGCTGAAAGGTACAAAAAATATAGAGGGTAGGATGCAGCAATCCCTTGGAAAGAGAAAACAACTGGAAGATCATCGACCATCAGGCAATCTTTCTTTCGAAGGCCCAATGCCTCTTAGTGAGATTctaaagagaaaaagagaggctGAAGCCGCAGCTACTGGGAGTGGAGTATCTTTTGTCAGTAAGAATGAAAATAATCAGAAAGAAAGTAAGGAAAGCTTGCTCGGAAACTCCTACAGTGCAGGAGTTGCAGAGACACGAGGTGATCTTTCATCCACAAAGGATGAAGCCAGCAAGCAAGTGCTTAAAGATGAAAAATCCAATTCTGCAGCTGCTGCTGTTGTTGGGACTGTCGGAGAGTCTACTGAAGTTGCAGCTGATCAACATGCTTCTCAACAGCCTAATCCAAGTGAGCCCGAGACTGAGGACGTGATGACTGTGGAAGATGGTGTGGAAGATCATGAGTATGAAGCTGATGATCAAAGGGAAGGGGACTATGAATATGAGCAAGTTGATGAAGGAGAGTATTATGAGGAGGGTGAAAATGCAGACGCAGAAGAGCAATATGCGGACGATGAAGATGGAGATGACTTTGCTAAGAAAATTGGTGTGATGTACTAG